Proteins found in one Acidobacteriota bacterium genomic segment:
- the rpe gene encoding ribulose-phosphate 3-epimerase, whose translation MRTPPSRCLAPSILSADFAALGEAVRRIEPHAGLLHVDVMDGHFVPNITLGPPVVERLRSATELPIDCHLMIDEPDRYLGAFASAGTDLLSVHQEACPHLHRTVQAIRELGMSPGVALNPSTPVETLSVVLPDLDFVLIMSVNPGFGGQKFIHSALEKVRRLASLRRERALTFAIEVDGGVGPTTLPPLLEAGADWLVAGSAVFGVADPAESARALTETILGAP comes from the coding sequence ATGAGGACCCCACCCAGCCGATGCCTCGCTCCGAGCATCTTGTCGGCCGATTTCGCCGCCTTGGGGGAAGCCGTCCGCCGGATCGAACCCCACGCGGGCCTCCTCCACGTGGACGTGATGGACGGCCATTTCGTTCCGAACATCACCCTGGGCCCTCCGGTGGTGGAGCGCCTCCGGTCCGCAACCGAACTGCCCATCGACTGCCACCTCATGATCGACGAGCCGGACCGGTACCTCGGGGCCTTCGCCTCGGCGGGGACGGACCTCCTCTCCGTCCATCAAGAGGCTTGCCCCCACCTGCACCGGACGGTCCAGGCGATCCGCGAGCTGGGGATGAGTCCCGGGGTCGCCCTCAACCCCTCCACTCCCGTCGAGACCCTCTCGGTGGTCCTGCCCGACCTGGACTTCGTCCTCATCATGAGCGTCAATCCCGGATTCGGCGGACAGAAGTTCATCCACTCGGCGCTGGAGAAGGTCCGGCGACTGGCCTCCCTCCGCCGGGAGCGGGCCCTCACCTTCGCCATCGAAGTGGACGGCGGCGTGGGACCCACCACCCTCCCGCCCCTGCTGGAGGCGGGCGCCGACTGGCTCGTGGCGGGTTCGGCCGTTTTCGGGGTCGCGGACCCCGCCGAATCGGCGCGCGCGCTGACGGAGACGATCCTTGGGGCGCCATAG
- a CDS encoding thioesterase family protein, with protein MGRHRTTLRVRYAETDQMGVVHHAAYFAWLEVGRTEYLRARGIPYAALEEAGIRMPVLRASAEYLLPARYDDEVEIEAELAGATPVRFAFDYSLRRVADGALLCRGRTEHVATDLSGRPRRVPKDLFALIGEGLENP; from the coding sequence TTGGGGCGCCATAGGACCACGCTCCGCGTGAGGTACGCGGAGACCGACCAGATGGGCGTGGTCCATCACGCCGCCTACTTCGCCTGGCTGGAAGTAGGCCGCACGGAGTATTTGCGGGCCCGGGGAATCCCCTACGCGGCCCTCGAGGAGGCGGGCATCCGGATGCCCGTCCTTCGCGCCTCGGCCGAGTACCTCCTTCCGGCGAGGTACGACGACGAGGTGGAGATCGAGGCGGAACTGGCCGGCGCCACTCCGGTCCGCTTCGCGTTCGACTACTCGCTTCGAAGGGTCGCCGACGGCGCCCTCCTCTGCCGTGGCCGCACCGAACACGTGGCCACGGACCTTTCGGGGAGGCCCCGGCGCGTGCCGAAAGACCTGTTCGCCCTCATAGGAGAAGGCCTTGAGAACCCTTAG